Proteins encoded by one window of Rhodamnia argentea isolate NSW1041297 chromosome 6, ASM2092103v1, whole genome shotgun sequence:
- the LOC115749336 gene encoding cytochrome P450 71B10-like isoform X1 gives MALPILFTWLASLSLPALLLLLLLLAAKNFSSKKKNLPPGPPPLPIIGNLHQLGHLPHQSLWKLSRRYGPVMLVRLGGVPTIVVSSPGAAREVLKTHDLNCCSRPRLLGTGRLSYDYLDMAFVEYGDYWRELRKLCVLELFSAKQTQSVRHVREEEVGSMIESIARSAESGTPVNMSEKFMALTADITCRAAFGKVFQGTESDDGSLLHMIHEAMAMLGSFSASDFFPRFGWIVDRYTGLHSRLEKSFRNLDVFYQKVIDEHRNSDKSNEEEEDIVDLLLKMERDQTELAAVRLREDNIKAILMDIFLAGVDTGALLMDWTLAELARNPRAMRKAREEIRSCIGNKKCVEEDDLHGLKYLKLVLKEGMRLHPPSVLLIPRETMGHFKLFGYDVEPKTRVQVNVWGIGRDPSLWESPEEFVPERFEDSPIDYKGNHFELLTFGAGRRGCPGISTGMAVVELALANVLHSFDWELPKGMTEKDVSMEEGAGLTVFKKVPLTLLPVKPSPETDACQSHR, from the exons ATGGCTCTTCCCATCCTCTTCACATGGCTTGCTTCTCTTTCCCTTCctgccctcctcctcctcctcctcctcctcgcagCGAAAAACTTCAGCAGCAAAAAGAAGAACCTCCCTCCGGGGCCTCCACCGCTCCCCATCATAGGCAACCTCCACCAGCTCGGCCACTTGCCGCACCAGTCCCTGTGGAAACTGTCCAGGCGGTATGGCCCTGTCATGCTCGTCCGCCTCGGCGGGGTCCCCACCATCGTTGTCTCCTCCCCGGGCGCCGCCAGGGAGGTCCTCAAGACCCACGACCTCAACTGCTGCAGCCGCCCTCGGCTGCTTGGGACGGGGCGCCTCTCCTACGACTACCTTGACATGGCCTTCGTCGAGTACGGCGATTACTGGAGGGAGCTGAGGAAGCTGTGTGTGCTCGAGCTGTTTAGCGCCAAGCAAACCCAGTCCGTCCGTCACGTCAGGGAAGAGGAGGTGGGTTCTATGATCGAGTCGATCGCGAGGTCGGCAGAGAGCGGAACTCCGGTTAATATGAGCGAGAAGTTCATGGCTCTGACGGCTGACATCACTTGCAG GGCCGCGTTTGGGAAAGTGTTTCAGGGGACTGAATCCGATGATGGAAGCTTATTGCATATGATTCACGAAGCAATGGCGATGCTGGGAAGCTTCTCGGCGTCCGATTTTTTCCCTCGCTTCGGCTGGATAGTGGACAGGTACACGGGGCTTCATTCGAGGTTGGAGAAGAGCTTTCGCAACCTGGATGTTTTCTATCAGAAGGTGATCGACGAGCATCGAAACTCGGATAAGAGCaatgaggaagaggaggacATTGTCGATTTGCTGCTGAAGATGGAGAGGGATCAGACTGAGCTTGCGGCAGTTCGGCTCAGGGAAGATAACATCAAGGCCATCTTGATG GATATATTTCTAGCTGGAGTGGACACTGGTGCACTTCTTATGGACTGGACATTGGCGGAGCTTGCCAGGAACCCGAGAGCAATGCGAAAAGCTCGAGAGGAGATCCGGAGTTGCATTGGCAACAAGAAATGTGTTGAGGAAGATGACCTCCACGGGCTTAAATATCTCAAATTAGTACTCAAGGAGGGAATGAGGCTGCACCCTCCAAGTGTACTACTTATCCCGAGGGAAACAATGGGCCACTTCAAACTATTCGGCTATGATGTCGAGCCGAAGACCCGCGTCCAGGTCAATGTGTGGGGCATCGGGCGGGATCCGAGCCTGTGGGAGAGCCCGGAGGAGTTTGTGCCCGAGAGATTTGAGGACAGTCCGATCGATTACAAGGGAAATCATTTTGAGCTGTTGACGTTCGGGGCGGGGCGCAGGGGATGCCCGGGGATTTCGACGGGGATGGCAGTGGTCGAGCTGGCGCTTGCCAATGTCTTGCACTCCTTCGACTGGGAATTACCGAAGGGGATGACAGAGAAAGACGTGAGTATGGAGGAAGGGGCTGGCTTGACCGTATTCAAGAAAGTGCCTCTCACTCTGTTGCCGGTTAAGCCATCGCCTGAAACCGATGCATGTCAAAGTCATCGTTAA
- the LOC115749442 gene encoding uncharacterized protein LOC115749442, with amino-acid sequence MNHLARRASTFLQRPSWASSVPDSPSSRRHHNHQQSRGIRVKVLNGNLEQALGFMQRTMQSSGIERLIKREQTHHLKNSEKRVLARKNLERKIRSQDLARKLKAILIKKVRGL; translated from the exons ATGAACCATCTCGCGAGACGAGCATCAACCTTCCTGCAGCGACCGAGCTGGGCTTCCTCCGTCCCCGACTCACCGAGCAGCCGCCGCCACCACAACCACCAACAGTCGCGAGGCATCCGAGTGAAGGTCCTCAATGGCAACCTCGAGCAGGCCCTCGGCTTCATGCAGCGCACCATGCAGTCGAGCGGGATCGAGCGCCTGATCAAGCGCGAGCAGACGCACCACCTCAAGAACTCCGAGAAGCGCGTCCTGGCCCGCAAGAACCTCGAGCGCAAGATTCGGTCCCAGGACCTCGCTCGCAAGCTCAAGGCTATCCTCATCAAGAAAGTCAG GGGTCTATAG
- the LOC115749305 gene encoding eukaryotic translation initiation factor 4B2-like, with amino-acid sequence MSKPWGNIGDWAAETEQAEAEEREAAASAAAAAPARAEPHNFPTLREGLSAKPKNKKMSLNEFYSTGSGGSSAAGGGGYRGLTPEEMMRLPTGPKERSAEEYGRLGGGFSSYGRSGLPPNRTRDREEGDTSWGGAGSGGGRRSYGGFEDDRRGPPPSRVSEFDQPSRADEVDNWAMGKKPLSSLDSARQTRYDSLGGGSRADDVDNWAVGKKLQPPAPSRSFGSGFRDSGMESDRWNRGGGGGFTTERPRLVLDPPKGDSVGNEVVKTTRASPFGEARPREEILAEKGMDYRKLESEIEAKKTSRPTSAQSSRPSSAQSSRSESQGLQGTENVARPRPKVNPFGDAKPREVLLEEKGKDWRKIDFELEHRGVDRPQTEQEKMLKEEIENLKKEKEEELAHKANNEHSQGSEGDQPSLRDAISLKERQLEALTRDLDDKLRFGQRSVERPGSGYGRSGSFSERPPSRAGSIDESRSMDYNDRPPSRGMGDARSRGGNERRPFQGGRDRGFLASRNSDRSRSRERW; translated from the exons ATGTCCAAACCATGGGGCAACATCGGCGACTGGGCCGCCGAGACCGAGCAAGCCGAGGCTGAGGAGCGCGAGGCTGCCGCCTCCGCGGCCGCAGCGGCCCCGGCCAGGGCCGAGCCTCACAACTTCCCCACCCTCAGGGAAGGCCTCAGCGCCAAGCCCAAGAATAAGAAGATGTCGCTGAATGAGTTCTATTCCACCGGCTCCGGCGGTTCCAGCGCCGCGGGCGGAGGCGGTTACAGGGGCTTGACTCCTGAAGAGATGATGCGCCTGCCCACGGGCCCGAAGGAGCGCTCTGCGGAGGAGTACGGCCGGCTCGGAGGTGGGTTCTCTTCCTATGGGAGGTCTGGCCTGCCGCCGAACCGGACGCGCGACCGCGAGGAGGGGGACACTTCCTGGGGCGGCGCAGGCAGTGGTGGTGGTCGGAGATCCTATGGTGGCTTCGAGGATGATCGTCGTGGCCCTCCGCCTTCGAGGGTTTCGGAATTTGACCAGCCATCTCGTGCTGATGAGGTTGATAATTGGGCAATGGGGAAGAAACCTCTGTCTTCCCTTGATTCCGCAAGGCAAACCAGGTATGATTCTCTTGGAGGTGGCTCTAGGGCTGATGACGTTGATAATTGGGCTGTGGGGAAGAAGCTGCAACCACCAGCTCCTTCAAGATCCTTCGGCTCGGGGTTCCGTGACTCTGGGATGGAGTCTGACCGCTGGAACAGAGGTGGAGGAGGGGGGTTTACCACAGAGCGCCCGAGGTTGGTGTTGGATCCGCCTAAGGGTGATTCGGTGGGAAATGAAGTGGTGAAAACTACTAGGGCGAGTCCATTTGGAGAAGCCCGGCCACGAGAGGAAATCTTGGCCGAGAAGGGTATGGATTACAGGAAGCTGGAATCAGAAATTGAGGCCAAGAAGACAAGCAGACCCACAAGTGCACAGTCAAGCAGGCCATCGAGTGCGCAGTCGAGCCGGTCTGAGAGTCAAGGGCTGCAGGGTACTGAGAATGTGGCCAGGCCAAGGCCTAAAGTTAATCCGTTTGGAGATGCCAAACCTAGGGAAGTGTTGCTAGAGGAGAAAGGGAAGGACTGgcgcaaaattgattttgagtTGGAGCATCGCGGTGTTGATAG GCCTCAGACAGAGCAGGAAAAGATGCTGAAGGAGGAGATAGAgaacttgaagaaagaaaaggaggaggaacttGCTCATAAAGCAAACAATGAACATTCCCAAGGATCTGAAGGAGACCAACCGAGTTTGAGGGATGCAATATCACTGAAGGAAAGGCAACTGGAAGCTTTGACCCGTGATTTGGACGATAAACTTCGATTTGGGCAGAGATCTGTAGAGAGGCCTGGTTCTGGTTATGGCAGGTCCGGTAGCTTTTCTGAGAGGCCACCTTCTCGGGCCGGGTCAATTGATGAGTCTCGTAGTATGGATTACAACGATCGTCCTCCATCCCGTGGGATGGGAGATGCGCGGTCCAGGGGTGGGAACGAGAGAAGACCATTTCAAGGTGGCAGGGATAGAGGATTTTTGGCCAGTAGAAATTCTGACAG GTCAAGGTCGAGGGAGAGATGGTGA
- the LOC115749410 gene encoding protein-tyrosine-phosphatase MKP1-like → MLGEEDRDRPAGATRKTYLRSVSWTDRSPFKPNPRSQPNNKARSCLPPLQPLSISRRNVEEWPRAGSDDLGVWPNPLTPRGPATKQLNNSNSETPAREFQFKRDKLAFFDKECSRIADHIYLGSDAVAQNRELLRQNGITHVLNCVGFVSPEYFKSDLVYKTLWLQDSPSEDITSILYDVFDYFEDVREQGGRVLVHCCQGVSRSTSLVIAYLMWREGQSFEDAFQYVKAARGVTNPNMGFACQLLQCQKRVHAVPSSMTPVLRMYRMAPHSPYDPLHLVPKMLSNPSAEKLDSRGAFIVHIPSSIYIWIGKGCNTVMLNKAKEAAGQVIRYERAQGPIVSIKEGEEPFEFWNSLGNRQLFSDEYESAEEETSSAKHDASNTSIRVGERKVGAYDLDFEIFHKALAGGVVPPFSVSNTSSETCLPARENGWDRLRQKFASGMMKEFVTASKVRCDSSPHNDIVTGMADEGSEDHDSLKDPSSPSTPSSYPCGSPDSFSYFLKGGSDVTRDDYNEEVESVTCTDPFSSPIPTPCSSPDSFSCVPVSPIIRSKSPALSPSTSDYASSFTFSPSSSNWSDLSYFSSQHPSPSGLEQTDPFNVKRVPLLISSCLPYKKTPPSPREPCSPTQALTATDASLPCKGASPSIAERRGSDPPPRMMLASVDEPPRAHRNLVRSWSFSLDDSLMEDSECSQADTEGPEGYTEVLMSDADSMKAGMELENGVEAMVDREFPA, encoded by the coding sequence ATGTTAGGGGAGGAAGATAGAGACCGGCCTGCCGGTGCCACCCGCAAAACTTACTTGCGCTCTGTTTCGTGGACGGACCGGTCGCCATTCAAGCCGAACCCGAGGTCCCAGCCGAATAACAAGGCGCGCTCCTGTTTACCGCCTCTTCAGCCCCTCTCTATTTCTCGCCGGAATGTCGAGGAGTGGCCTAGAGCCGGTTCCGATGACCTCGGCGTGTGGCCTAACCCTCTGACCCCAAGGGGGCCGGCGACGAAGCAGCTCAATAATTCGAATTCAGAAACTCCAGCCAGGGAATTTCAGTTCAAGAGGGACAAGCTCGCTTTTTTTGATAAGGAGTGTTCTCGGATAGCTGATCACATATACTTGGGGAGTGATGCTGTGGCTCAAAACCGGGAATTGTTGAGGCAGAATGGGATTACGCATGTTCTCAACTGCGTGGGCTTCGTTTCTCCCGAGTATTTCAAGAGCGACCTTGTGTACAAGACGCTTTGGTTGCAAGATAGCCCATCTGAAGACATAACGAGCATTCTTTATGATGTGTTTGATTATTTTGAGGATGTTAGAGAACAGGGAGGGCGAGTTCTTGTGCATTGTTGCCAGGGCGTGTCTCGATCGACCTCTCTGGTCATTGCCTATCTCATGTGGAGGGAGGGCCAGAGCTTTGAGGATGCGTTTCAATATGTGAAGGCTGCAAGAGGGGTGACAAACCCTAATATGGGGTTTGCTTGCCAACTTTTGCAGTGCCAGAAGCGGGTGCATGCGGTGCCTTCAAGCATGACTCCCGTGCTGAGGATGTATCGGATGGCCCCACACTCACCTTATGATCCTCTTCATCTTGTACCAAAGATGTTGAGCAATCCAAGTGCAGAGAAACTCGACTCTCGTGGAGCATTCATCGTGcatattccttcttccatataTATCTGGATTGGGAAAGGTTGCAATACCGTGATGCTAAATAAAGCGAAGGAGGCTGCTGGTCAGGTTATCCGGTACGAAAGGGCGCAGGGTCCAATTGTGAGCATTAAAGAAGGTGAGGAGCCTTTTGAGTTTTGGAATTCTCTTGGCAATAGACAACTATTCTCAGATGAATATGaaagtgctgaagaagaaaCTTCATCGGCCAAACATGATGCGAGTAACACGAGTATCAGGGTTGGTGAAAGAAAAGTTGGTGCATATGATTTGGATTTTGAGATATTTCACAAAGCACTTGCTGGAGGAGTGGTTCCACCCTTTTCTGTATCGAATACCAGTTCAGAAACGTGCCTTCCTGCAAGAGAAAACGGGTGGGATAGGCTTCGGCAGAAGTTTGCCAGTGGCATGATGAAAGAGTTTGTTACAGCATCCAAAGTGAGATGCGATTCTTCTCCACATAATGACATAGTCACTGGTATGGCGGATGAAGGATCAGAAGACCATGATTCACTGAAAGATCCTTCTTCACCATCAACCCCATCAAGCTATCCATGTGGTTCACCAGATTCCTTTAGCTATTTCCTCAAGGGCGGCTCAGATGTGACAAGGGATGACTATAACGAGGAGGTTGAGAGTGTCACTTGCACTGATCCTTTTTCGTCACCAATCCCAACGCCTTGTAGTTCACCAGATTCTTTCTCTTGTGTTCCTGTCAGCCCTATAATCAGGTCTAAGTCCCCTGCACTATCACCTTCGACCTCTGATTATGCCAGTTCATTTACCTTTTCACCCTCTTCCTCTAATTGGTCCGACTTGTCGTACTTTTCTTCCCAGCACCCTTCACCTTCTGGTTTGGAACAAACAGATCCTTTTAATGTTAAGCGTGTTCCTTTGTTGATTAGTTCTTGTTTACCTTATAAAAAGACTCCACCTTCACCTAGAGAGCCCTGTTCTCCTACTCAGGCCTTGACGGCCACAGATGCTTCTTTGCCCTGTAAAGGGGCCTCTCCATCAATAGCTGAGCGCAGAGGAAGTGATCCTCCTCCTAGAATGATGTTGGCCTCAGTAGATGAACCACCTCGTGCTCACCGAAATTTGGTAAGGTCATGGTCGTTTTCTTTAGATGACAGCCTTATGGAGGACAGCGAATGCAGTCAAGCAGATACTGAAGGCCCTGAAGGATATACAGAAGTGCTAATGTCAGATGCTGACTCCATGAAGGCTGGCATGGAGTTGGAAAATGGAGTTGAAGCGATGGTTGACAGGGAATTCCCTGCAtag